In Elaeis guineensis isolate ETL-2024a chromosome 1, EG11, whole genome shotgun sequence, a genomic segment contains:
- the LOC105039902 gene encoding uncharacterized protein isoform X2 produces the protein MSRSSAFDEEHMGANDEGMEFPAIADGHLVFDKDSLIFSEEDQVQQELEVQLGEESQSDVSATVLWKHVIKGKKCGNAHGGSHVFKCKHCQKIYHGTYTRVYAHLMGHKKGESKGIGYCSVVKADKNLQMQIKREVEHVESSPNVVPLKKSKLNADSGTASASQGPSLAHSYVGPFEKDYSTQDRGDVDSKVIRCLCANGIPLSVLRSPYWEEMVSAISRELGYKSPSYERAQTVLLENERDRVERELDDFKQKWSLYGVSVISNGWTDVKNQPLINFLASNQFGSVFLHALDFLLVEKSQKSISDYMLEAIEKVGPHNVVQLITDNAVDCVAASEEVAKAYPYIFWNPCMVHTLNLILKDSVRALPWLEETYTTAKGIVKYILYHSQAAEIFQSYPKLEVLKVAARGCASHYVTLHLLLDIREVLRAAVISDLWEGWASFPNLDEKAKLSGDDVKAGVMSDNFWEAVHLALFIIKPIYKMIKFSDQDGPLIGEVCERMDNMLGEIKDNLRGQEDIFMVVREKAYSRWNKASVPLQCLACALTPKYYDEEYLQIPAPGGRKRCPPAQDDDIFESAMDAIVKMHPNDDQADTVRVQFMSFVEKKGKFSSATAKRDARNPKITVLQWWKFHGGDTKELRDMAFRVLGQSISTLSVERPWSTYSYIYNAKRNRLNGSRADDLMYIHSNLRLLSRFNSNYKYGPHRKWDICPELPLMDESALQWDDLCFVGLDDEDSLLKQVAHSSNPIQELLRIIEDVPSSNDQCGEQSQIASSMHASGGRGGRGGRAGGSSRLDPKGKTKKFLLEVLLPFSARDFGIAYRN, from the exons ATGTCTCGAAGCTCTGCTTTTGATGAAGAACATATGGGGGCCAATGATGAGGGCATGGAGTTTCCAGCTATTGCAGATGGACACTTAGTGTTTGACAAGGATAGTTTAATTTTCAGCGAAGAAGATCAAGTACAACAAGAACTTGAGGTACAATTAGGGGAAGAAAGTCAATCTGATGTTAGTGCAACTGTGTTGTGGAAACATgttataaaaggaaaaaaatgcgGAAATGCTCATGGGGGTTCTCATGTCTTCAAATGCAAGCATTGCCAAAAGATATACCATGGCACCTATACACGCGTTTATGCACATTTAATGGGGCACAAAAAAGGTGAAAGCAAAGGAATTGGCTATTGTTCTGTTGTAAAGGCGGACAAAAATCTACAAATGCAAATAAAGAGAGAAGTTGAGCATGTTGAGAGCTCACCGAATGTTGTTCCACTGAAGAAGTCAAAGCTCAATGCAGATTCTGGTACAGCATCAGCATCACAGGGACCCTCTTTAGCCCATTCCTATGTAGGTCCTTTTGAGAAAGATTACTCAACTCAAGATAGAGGTGATGTTGATTCTAAAGTAATACGCTGTTTGTGTGCTAATGGCATCCCTTTAAGTGTGTTAAGATCACCATATTGGGAAGAAATGGTATCAGCAATCAGTAGAGAATTGGGCTACAAAAGTCCATCTTATGAAAGAGCACAGACTGTCTTGCTGGAAAATGAAAGGGATAGGGTTGAAAGGGAACTGGATGATTTCAAGCAGAAGTGGTCTCTATATGGAGTTTCAGTCATCTCAAATGGTTGGACTGATGTTAAGAATCAACCCTTGATAAACTTCTTGGCCTCAAATCAATTTGGTTCTGTGTTTCTACATGCTCTTGACTTTTTATTGGTTGAGAAGTCCCAGAAGAGCATTTCTGATTATATGCTTGAAGCGATTGAAAAGGTGGGACCACATAATGTTGTTCAGCTAATCACAGATAATGCTGTGGATTGTGTAGCTGCAAGTGAGGAGGTGGCAAAAGCATATCCATACATATTCTGGAATCCTTGCATGGTTCACACACTAAATTTGATACTGAAGGACTCTGTAAGGGCCCTTCCTTGGCTCGAGGAGACTTATACGACTGCCAAAGGTATAGTGAAATATATCTTGTATCATTCCCAAGCTGCTGAAATTTTCCAAAGTTATCCAAAGTTAGAAGTATTGAAAGTTGCAGCCAGAGGGTGTGCATCACACTATGTTACTCTTCATCTTTTACTTGATATAAGGGAAGTTTTAAGGGCTGCTGTCATATCCGATCTATGGGAGGGATGGGCTAGTTTTCCAAACCTAGATGAGAAAGCAAAGCTTTCTGGAGATGATGTGAAGGCAGGGGTCATGTCTGATAATTTCTGGGAGGCAGTACATTTGGCTCTCTTTATAATCAAACCAATATATAAAATGATTAAGTTTAGTGATCAAGATGGCCCCCTTATTGGAGAGGTATGTGagagaatggataatatgttggGAGAAATCAAAGATAATTTGAGAGGACAAGAGGACATCTTTATGGTTGTCAGGGAAAAGGCCTATTCAAGGTGGAACAAGGCAAGCGTTCCTTTGCAATGTTTAGCCTGCGCCCTTACGccaaaatattatgatgaagaatACCTCCAAATACCAGCTCCAGGTGGTAGGAAGAGATGTCCTCCAG cccaagatgatgacatatttgAAAGTGCGATGGATGCAATAGTCAAAATGCACCCAAATGATGATCAAGCAGATACTGTTCGTGTGCAGTTCATGTCGTTTGTAGAAAAGAAGGGTAAGTTCTCCTCTGCAACAGCAAAAAGAGATGCAAGGAATCCGAAAATCACTGTTTTGCAGTGGTGGAAGTTTCATGGAGGGGATACAAAGGAGTTGAGAGATATGGCATTTAGAGTGCTTGGACAATCAATTAGTACTTTATCTGTTGAGAGACCATGGAGCACCTATAGCTATATCTACAATGCAAAGCGCAATAGGCTAAATGGAAGTCGTGCTGATGACCTGATGTATATACATTCCAATTTAAGATTACTATCCAG GTTTAATTCAAATTATAAGTATGGTCCGCATAGAAAATGGGATATATGTCCAGAGCTTCCTCTTATGGATGAATCTGCTTTACAGTGGGATGATTTGTGCTTCGTGGGCCTCGATGATGAGGACTCATTGTTGAAACAAGTTGCTCACTCTAGTAATCCTATACAAGAGCTTTTAAGGATTATTGAAGATGTTCCTTCAAGCAATGATCAATGTGGCGAACAAAGTCAGATCGCTAGCTCCATGCATGCAAGTGGAGggcgaggagggagaggaggcCGAGCTGGTGGTAGTAGTAGGCTTGATCCAAAGGGGAAGACGAAGAAATTCTT ATTAGAAGTTCTTTTGCCATTCAGTGCAAGGGATTTTGGTATAGCTTACAGAAATTGA
- the LOC105039902 gene encoding uncharacterized protein isoform X3 gives MSRSSAFDEEHMGANDEGMEFPAIADGHLVFDKDSLIFSEEDQVQQELEVQLGEESQSDVSATVLWKHVIKGKKCGNAHGGSHVFKCKHCQKIYHGTYTRVYAHLMGHKKGESKGIGYCSVVKADKNLQMQIKREVEHVESSPNVVPLKKSKLNADSGTASASQGPSLAHSYVGPFEKDYSTQDRGDVDSKVIRCLCANGIPLSVLRSPYWEEMVSAISRELGYKSPSYERAQTVLLENERDRVERELDDFKQKWSLYGVSVISNGWTDVKNQPLINFLASNQFGSVFLHALDFLLVEKSQKSISDYMLEAIEKVGPHNVVQLITDNAVDCVAASEEVAKAYPYIFWNPCMVHTLNLILKDSVRALPWLEETYTTAKGIVKYILYHSQAAEIFQSYPKLEVLKVAARGCASHYVTLHLLLDIREVLRAAVISDLWEGWASFPNLDEKAKLSGDDVKAGVMSDNFWEAVHLALFIIKPIYKMIKFSDQDGPLIGEVCERMDNMLGEIKDNLRGQEDIFMVVREKAYSRWNKASVPLQCLACALTPKYYDEEYLQIPAPGGRKRCPPAQDDDIFESAMDAIVKMHPNDDQADTVRVQFMSFVEKKGKFSSATAKRDARNPKITVLQWWKFHGGDTKELRDMAFRVLGQSISTLSVERPWSTYSYIYNAKRNRLNGSRADDLMYIHSNLRLLSSGMICASWASMMRTHC, from the exons ATGTCTCGAAGCTCTGCTTTTGATGAAGAACATATGGGGGCCAATGATGAGGGCATGGAGTTTCCAGCTATTGCAGATGGACACTTAGTGTTTGACAAGGATAGTTTAATTTTCAGCGAAGAAGATCAAGTACAACAAGAACTTGAGGTACAATTAGGGGAAGAAAGTCAATCTGATGTTAGTGCAACTGTGTTGTGGAAACATgttataaaaggaaaaaaatgcgGAAATGCTCATGGGGGTTCTCATGTCTTCAAATGCAAGCATTGCCAAAAGATATACCATGGCACCTATACACGCGTTTATGCACATTTAATGGGGCACAAAAAAGGTGAAAGCAAAGGAATTGGCTATTGTTCTGTTGTAAAGGCGGACAAAAATCTACAAATGCAAATAAAGAGAGAAGTTGAGCATGTTGAGAGCTCACCGAATGTTGTTCCACTGAAGAAGTCAAAGCTCAATGCAGATTCTGGTACAGCATCAGCATCACAGGGACCCTCTTTAGCCCATTCCTATGTAGGTCCTTTTGAGAAAGATTACTCAACTCAAGATAGAGGTGATGTTGATTCTAAAGTAATACGCTGTTTGTGTGCTAATGGCATCCCTTTAAGTGTGTTAAGATCACCATATTGGGAAGAAATGGTATCAGCAATCAGTAGAGAATTGGGCTACAAAAGTCCATCTTATGAAAGAGCACAGACTGTCTTGCTGGAAAATGAAAGGGATAGGGTTGAAAGGGAACTGGATGATTTCAAGCAGAAGTGGTCTCTATATGGAGTTTCAGTCATCTCAAATGGTTGGACTGATGTTAAGAATCAACCCTTGATAAACTTCTTGGCCTCAAATCAATTTGGTTCTGTGTTTCTACATGCTCTTGACTTTTTATTGGTTGAGAAGTCCCAGAAGAGCATTTCTGATTATATGCTTGAAGCGATTGAAAAGGTGGGACCACATAATGTTGTTCAGCTAATCACAGATAATGCTGTGGATTGTGTAGCTGCAAGTGAGGAGGTGGCAAAAGCATATCCATACATATTCTGGAATCCTTGCATGGTTCACACACTAAATTTGATACTGAAGGACTCTGTAAGGGCCCTTCCTTGGCTCGAGGAGACTTATACGACTGCCAAAGGTATAGTGAAATATATCTTGTATCATTCCCAAGCTGCTGAAATTTTCCAAAGTTATCCAAAGTTAGAAGTATTGAAAGTTGCAGCCAGAGGGTGTGCATCACACTATGTTACTCTTCATCTTTTACTTGATATAAGGGAAGTTTTAAGGGCTGCTGTCATATCCGATCTATGGGAGGGATGGGCTAGTTTTCCAAACCTAGATGAGAAAGCAAAGCTTTCTGGAGATGATGTGAAGGCAGGGGTCATGTCTGATAATTTCTGGGAGGCAGTACATTTGGCTCTCTTTATAATCAAACCAATATATAAAATGATTAAGTTTAGTGATCAAGATGGCCCCCTTATTGGAGAGGTATGTGagagaatggataatatgttggGAGAAATCAAAGATAATTTGAGAGGACAAGAGGACATCTTTATGGTTGTCAGGGAAAAGGCCTATTCAAGGTGGAACAAGGCAAGCGTTCCTTTGCAATGTTTAGCCTGCGCCCTTACGccaaaatattatgatgaagaatACCTCCAAATACCAGCTCCAGGTGGTAGGAAGAGATGTCCTCCAG cccaagatgatgacatatttgAAAGTGCGATGGATGCAATAGTCAAAATGCACCCAAATGATGATCAAGCAGATACTGTTCGTGTGCAGTTCATGTCGTTTGTAGAAAAGAAGGGTAAGTTCTCCTCTGCAACAGCAAAAAGAGATGCAAGGAATCCGAAAATCACTGTTTTGCAGTGGTGGAAGTTTCATGGAGGGGATACAAAGGAGTTGAGAGATATGGCATTTAGAGTGCTTGGACAATCAATTAGTACTTTATCTGTTGAGAGACCATGGAGCACCTATAGCTATATCTACAATGCAAAGCGCAATAGGCTAAATGGAAGTCGTGCTGATGACCTGATGTATATACATTCCAATTTAAGATTACTATCCAG TGGGATGATTTGTGCTTCGTGGGCCTCGATGATGAGGACTCATTGTTGA
- the LOC105039902 gene encoding uncharacterized protein isoform X1: MSRSSAFDEEHMGANDEGMEFPAIADGHLVFDKDSLIFSEEDQVQQELEVQLGEESQSDVSATVLWKHVIKGKKCGNAHGGSHVFKCKHCQKIYHGTYTRVYAHLMGHKKGESKGIGYCSVVKADKNLQMQIKREVEHVESSPNVVPLKKSKLNADSGTASASQGPSLAHSYVGPFEKDYSTQDRGDVDSKVIRCLCANGIPLSVLRSPYWEEMVSAISRELGYKSPSYERAQTVLLENERDRVERELDDFKQKWSLYGVSVISNGWTDVKNQPLINFLASNQFGSVFLHALDFLLVEKSQKSISDYMLEAIEKVGPHNVVQLITDNAVDCVAASEEVAKAYPYIFWNPCMVHTLNLILKDSVRALPWLEETYTTAKGIVKYILYHSQAAEIFQSYPKLEVLKVAARGCASHYVTLHLLLDIREVLRAAVISDLWEGWASFPNLDEKAKLSGDDVKAGVMSDNFWEAVHLALFIIKPIYKMIKFSDQDGPLIGEVCERMDNMLGEIKDNLRGQEDIFMVVREKAYSRWNKASVPLQCLACALTPKYYDEEYLQIPAPGGRKRCPPAQDDDIFESAMDAIVKMHPNDDQADTVRVQFMSFVEKKGKFSSATAKRDARNPKITVLQWWKFHGGDTKELRDMAFRVLGQSISTLSVERPWSTYSYIYNAKRNRLNGSRADDLMYIHSNLRLLSRFNSNYKYGPHRKWDICPELPLMDESALQWDDLCFVGLDDEDSLLKQVAHSSNPIQELLRIIEDVPSSNDQCGEQSQIASSMHASGGRGGRGGRAGGSSRLDPKGKTKKFLSTLLLKEIFGERCNLLHLLLLFLRFLLPPPILIEMAE, encoded by the exons ATGTCTCGAAGCTCTGCTTTTGATGAAGAACATATGGGGGCCAATGATGAGGGCATGGAGTTTCCAGCTATTGCAGATGGACACTTAGTGTTTGACAAGGATAGTTTAATTTTCAGCGAAGAAGATCAAGTACAACAAGAACTTGAGGTACAATTAGGGGAAGAAAGTCAATCTGATGTTAGTGCAACTGTGTTGTGGAAACATgttataaaaggaaaaaaatgcgGAAATGCTCATGGGGGTTCTCATGTCTTCAAATGCAAGCATTGCCAAAAGATATACCATGGCACCTATACACGCGTTTATGCACATTTAATGGGGCACAAAAAAGGTGAAAGCAAAGGAATTGGCTATTGTTCTGTTGTAAAGGCGGACAAAAATCTACAAATGCAAATAAAGAGAGAAGTTGAGCATGTTGAGAGCTCACCGAATGTTGTTCCACTGAAGAAGTCAAAGCTCAATGCAGATTCTGGTACAGCATCAGCATCACAGGGACCCTCTTTAGCCCATTCCTATGTAGGTCCTTTTGAGAAAGATTACTCAACTCAAGATAGAGGTGATGTTGATTCTAAAGTAATACGCTGTTTGTGTGCTAATGGCATCCCTTTAAGTGTGTTAAGATCACCATATTGGGAAGAAATGGTATCAGCAATCAGTAGAGAATTGGGCTACAAAAGTCCATCTTATGAAAGAGCACAGACTGTCTTGCTGGAAAATGAAAGGGATAGGGTTGAAAGGGAACTGGATGATTTCAAGCAGAAGTGGTCTCTATATGGAGTTTCAGTCATCTCAAATGGTTGGACTGATGTTAAGAATCAACCCTTGATAAACTTCTTGGCCTCAAATCAATTTGGTTCTGTGTTTCTACATGCTCTTGACTTTTTATTGGTTGAGAAGTCCCAGAAGAGCATTTCTGATTATATGCTTGAAGCGATTGAAAAGGTGGGACCACATAATGTTGTTCAGCTAATCACAGATAATGCTGTGGATTGTGTAGCTGCAAGTGAGGAGGTGGCAAAAGCATATCCATACATATTCTGGAATCCTTGCATGGTTCACACACTAAATTTGATACTGAAGGACTCTGTAAGGGCCCTTCCTTGGCTCGAGGAGACTTATACGACTGCCAAAGGTATAGTGAAATATATCTTGTATCATTCCCAAGCTGCTGAAATTTTCCAAAGTTATCCAAAGTTAGAAGTATTGAAAGTTGCAGCCAGAGGGTGTGCATCACACTATGTTACTCTTCATCTTTTACTTGATATAAGGGAAGTTTTAAGGGCTGCTGTCATATCCGATCTATGGGAGGGATGGGCTAGTTTTCCAAACCTAGATGAGAAAGCAAAGCTTTCTGGAGATGATGTGAAGGCAGGGGTCATGTCTGATAATTTCTGGGAGGCAGTACATTTGGCTCTCTTTATAATCAAACCAATATATAAAATGATTAAGTTTAGTGATCAAGATGGCCCCCTTATTGGAGAGGTATGTGagagaatggataatatgttggGAGAAATCAAAGATAATTTGAGAGGACAAGAGGACATCTTTATGGTTGTCAGGGAAAAGGCCTATTCAAGGTGGAACAAGGCAAGCGTTCCTTTGCAATGTTTAGCCTGCGCCCTTACGccaaaatattatgatgaagaatACCTCCAAATACCAGCTCCAGGTGGTAGGAAGAGATGTCCTCCAG cccaagatgatgacatatttgAAAGTGCGATGGATGCAATAGTCAAAATGCACCCAAATGATGATCAAGCAGATACTGTTCGTGTGCAGTTCATGTCGTTTGTAGAAAAGAAGGGTAAGTTCTCCTCTGCAACAGCAAAAAGAGATGCAAGGAATCCGAAAATCACTGTTTTGCAGTGGTGGAAGTTTCATGGAGGGGATACAAAGGAGTTGAGAGATATGGCATTTAGAGTGCTTGGACAATCAATTAGTACTTTATCTGTTGAGAGACCATGGAGCACCTATAGCTATATCTACAATGCAAAGCGCAATAGGCTAAATGGAAGTCGTGCTGATGACCTGATGTATATACATTCCAATTTAAGATTACTATCCAG GTTTAATTCAAATTATAAGTATGGTCCGCATAGAAAATGGGATATATGTCCAGAGCTTCCTCTTATGGATGAATCTGCTTTACAGTGGGATGATTTGTGCTTCGTGGGCCTCGATGATGAGGACTCATTGTTGAAACAAGTTGCTCACTCTAGTAATCCTATACAAGAGCTTTTAAGGATTATTGAAGATGTTCCTTCAAGCAATGATCAATGTGGCGAACAAAGTCAGATCGCTAGCTCCATGCATGCAAGTGGAGggcgaggagggagaggaggcCGAGCTGGTGGTAGTAGTAGGCTTGATCCAAAGGGGAAGACGAAGAAATTCTT gtcAACACTCTTGTTGAAGGAGATTTTTGGGGAACGATGCAACCTTCTTCATCTTCTCCTCTTGTTTCTTCGGTTTCTTTTACCTCCTCCTATTTTGATCGAAATGGCTGAATAA